The proteins below are encoded in one region of Chitinispirillales bacterium:
- the dnaX gene encoding DNA polymerase III subunit gamma/tau, whose product MAYLVFARKWRPMSFDDVVGQEHITNTIKRSISADKVAHSYIFTGTRGVGKTTTARILARALNCEKGPTPEPCGECGSCKAAISGSNFNVVEFDAASNSGVNDVKELMESVNYVPVGNTGNSRVFLIDEAHSLSKQAWNSLLKTLEEPPSNVVFIFATTEPEKIPQTILSRSIRFDFRPIGEEAIFKQLAKICDTELIKFEENTLRLIARKANGSMRDSLSLLEQVRSYCEGDLKERQAREVLGLISVDTYVKILEFADQRKIPEILEIFDNSLNDGYDISEFIDGLTEFLRSLLFFSIKGNMPEDDLANSCKSLLEKYSEGDIIRISEMAAMTQKELYYSSFRRFAAERLLVKIANIDKTVTISQLLDFFKKSENSGVQQPERLETAKFENDVKPIESKIVEKQPQIVTNERDFHIKKTETKEIVKNLEPKVNENIETIMQKQPIIGRIIEKFDGKFID is encoded by the coding sequence ATGGCTTATCTTGTTTTTGCAAGAAAATGGCGACCAATGTCGTTTGACGATGTCGTCGGACAAGAACACATTACGAATACGATAAAAAGGTCTATTTCGGCGGATAAAGTAGCGCACTCTTACATTTTCACCGGAACACGCGGAGTCGGAAAGACCACTACGGCGCGAATTTTAGCGAGAGCGCTTAATTGTGAAAAAGGTCCGACTCCAGAACCTTGCGGAGAATGCGGCAGCTGCAAAGCGGCTATAAGCGGCTCAAATTTTAATGTCGTAGAATTTGACGCAGCGTCGAACAGCGGCGTAAACGATGTCAAAGAATTGATGGAATCCGTAAATTACGTTCCAGTAGGAAACACAGGGAATTCCCGCGTTTTTTTGATTGACGAAGCGCACTCTCTGTCCAAACAGGCATGGAATTCGTTATTGAAAACGCTTGAAGAACCGCCGTCAAACGTCGTTTTCATTTTTGCGACAACCGAGCCGGAGAAAATACCGCAAACAATTCTTTCACGCTCAATAAGATTTGATTTTCGCCCGATTGGCGAAGAGGCGATTTTTAAGCAGCTGGCAAAAATATGCGACACGGAACTTATTAAATTTGAAGAAAATACGTTGCGTTTGATAGCGCGAAAAGCGAACGGAAGCATGCGGGATTCTCTTTCGCTTTTGGAACAAGTGCGTTCCTACTGCGAAGGCGATTTAAAAGAGCGGCAAGCCCGTGAAGTTCTCGGGCTTATTTCTGTTGATACATATGTAAAAATTTTAGAATTTGCCGACCAACGCAAAATTCCCGAAATTTTGGAAATTTTTGACAATTCGCTTAACGACGGTTATGACATTTCGGAGTTTATAGACGGACTCACGGAATTTTTACGTTCGCTTTTGTTTTTTTCGATAAAGGGAAATATGCCCGAAGACGATTTGGCAAATTCCTGCAAATCGCTTTTGGAAAAATACTCAGAAGGCGATATTATACGAATAAGTGAAATGGCGGCTATGACTCAAAAGGAATTGTATTATTCATCTTTTCGGCGGTTCGCGGCTGAGCGGCTTCTTGTAAAAATAGCAAATATCGATAAAACCGTTACTATTTCTCAACTGCTGGATTTTTTTAAGAAAAGTGAAAACAGCGGCGTTCAACAACCTGAAAGGCTTGAAACGGCAAAATTTGAAAACGACGTTAAACCCATAGAATCTAAGATTGTTGAAAAACAACCGCAAATAGTTACAAACGAGCGGGATTTTCATATAAAAAAAACCGAAACAAAAGAAATTGTAAAAAATTTGGAACCGAAAGTAAACGAAAACATTGAAACGATTATGCAAAAACAACCTATTATAGGTCGTATTATTGAGAAATTTGATGGGAAATTTATAGATTGA
- a CDS encoding YbaB/EbfC family nucleoid-associated protein, producing the protein MSGVMQKMMKQAQKMQAEFQKTQEELAQKQIEGTAGGGMVKITMDGNGVLQSVKINKEAVDPNDVEMLEDLVAAAFKNANDQIKKLSDDSLGAITGGLGLSGF; encoded by the coding sequence ATGTCCGGTGTAATGCAAAAAATGATGAAGCAGGCGCAAAAAATGCAAGCGGAGTTTCAAAAAACGCAGGAAGAATTGGCGCAAAAACAGATTGAAGGAACCGCAGGCGGCGGTATGGTAAAAATCACTATGGACGGAAACGGGGTTTTGCAGTCGGTAAAAATCAACAAGGAAGCGGTTGACCCGAATGATGTCGAAATGCTTGAGGATTTGGTAGCGGCGGCGTTCAAAAACGCAAACGATCAAATTAAAAAATTATCCGACGATTCGCTCGGAGCAATTACCGGCGGACTTGGATTGTCGGGTTTTTGA
- a CDS encoding phosphatidylglycerophosphatase A — MKEKFISIVRRIFSTCFYVGYIPGPAGTYGSFLTVALLYHFIDITQFWFINQNAHLFLLGFTIFVFAGFWLCADTLNNFGKDDPKVVIVDEVAGQIITFLFTPLSAPVLLTGFILFRFFDIVKPYPVHLFEQLDDGVGIMTDDVAAGILSCISLNLLLVGYGFIAARI; from the coding sequence ATGAAAGAAAAATTTATTTCTATTGTACGAAGAATTTTCTCGACATGCTTTTACGTCGGTTATATTCCCGGTCCTGCGGGAACGTACGGTTCGTTTTTGACTGTCGCTTTATTGTATCATTTTATAGATATAACGCAATTTTGGTTCATAAATCAGAATGCGCATCTGTTTCTTTTGGGATTTACAATTTTTGTTTTCGCAGGGTTTTGGCTTTGCGCCGACACGTTAAACAATTTTGGGAAAGACGATCCGAAAGTCGTTATTGTTGACGAAGTCGCAGGACAAATCATAACGTTTTTATTTACACCGCTTTCAGCGCCCGTACTTTTGACCGGGTTTATTTTATTTCGTTTTTTCGACATAGTAAAGCCATACCCCGTTCATCTTTTCGAACAATTGGACGATGGCGTCGGAATTATGACGGACGATGTTGCGGCGGGAATTTTGAGCTGTATTTCACTTAATTTATTATTGGTCGGTTATGGATTTATTGCAGCAAGAATATAG
- the recR gene encoding recombination mediator RecR: protein MIPKHLQELVDAIRILPSVGEKSAFRMALYLLELQNENPLKLANAIINAKKNVIHCEICNGLCETSICPICSDPDRNSSIICVVERPSDMFAIEKNRRFKGVYHVLGGLISPIAGITPDKLSLNLLKKRIESGGISEIIIALGFTGEAETTTFYIQKTLTGLPITVSKLAQGLSSGLEIVHADQNTLVQAIDNRKIISRG, encoded by the coding sequence ATGATTCCCAAACATTTGCAGGAATTGGTGGACGCTATACGGATTTTGCCCTCGGTAGGTGAAAAAAGTGCGTTTAGGATGGCTTTGTATTTATTGGAATTGCAAAATGAAAATCCGCTGAAATTGGCGAATGCAATAATAAATGCGAAAAAGAACGTTATTCACTGCGAAATTTGTAACGGACTTTGCGAAACGTCTATTTGTCCGATTTGCAGCGACCCTGACCGCAATAGTTCCATTATTTGCGTCGTTGAGCGCCCTTCCGATATGTTTGCAATAGAAAAAAATAGGCGATTTAAAGGAGTATATCATGTTTTGGGCGGGTTGATTTCTCCAATTGCCGGAATTACGCCGGATAAATTATCGTTAAATCTACTCAAAAAACGTATTGAAAGCGGCGGAATCTCCGAAATAATTATCGCATTAGGATTCACCGGCGAGGCGGAAACGACGACTTTTTACATACAAAAAACACTGACTGGGTTGCCGATTACCGTCTCAAAACTTGCACAGGGTTTGTCGTCGGGACTTGAAATAGTTCACGCCGATCAAAACACGCTCGTTCAGGCGATCGATAACAGAAAAATCATTTCAAGAGGTTAA
- a CDS encoding transglycosylase domain-containing protein has translation MKKVIIITMITIFCLAMFAAGGYFLGQIFAYRYVSKWADKLIDLDNRGLLSNSFGAAWKDILTDDEMQKQVNKVAGANQNNSIKVEIINGIALENYPSLKIVEELNKIPAYSNKIEIRDRNGLEIAKILTDHSRVSFDSFPNNLITAVVAAEDKTFFTNNYGFDYSSFIRALLKAGVDFVKTRKFRPAGTSTITQQVAKMFVSQLDNGGQRFVSRSADRKLQEVRIAGALRKKYSPKEIMEVYFNHCITSSYGLVGIQDITTQLWGKSVNDLSDAEAVYISRMVKWGMNYPNKIINQCRIDMPRIKKAFGWDDEKAAQVLKEIDVLSFAKTKQIVSQNEHLIDLANIYWLKFLHQIGYSKDSLSHFDILNSNSLIRQKGNLTITMTIDLPLQRALDSLVSTRGFGKDTVNGVEKKQYYAYGIIDSKTGKLLAYSSHDEIGSRAVSLLSRPIPNGSSTAKPILNALMFDLDIFMPNEMFDDTKDVSDDVAWAREVKDNFAYFKNSAVKNVPYKIKNSGGKLAGENFVFDLLTSSNNVLALETLYRLNSREVFDKNGNVTENGFLLGQLFYRLGILDRMKTEFAGKTITGVRVYKEIAGVVGANTGNFSDLTYSVALGTLELTLLEQIHLYNIFQNNEIIQNPKEHPSLFIDEIIMYDEVLKLKNFDTVTKVRPFSDLSKITPSALGMHNRLCGLYDGLSDFDILETDETTFSNIAKSGTSDDILHPFDAGNDFEKTNYCLWNAILRIDLKKFGSSNGITDVTIACVGEGSKKYTGAADGKSMHKYITSGLLKKAGIAVKENGFYKNYENYITSDRFETRSLEDLFNEND, from the coding sequence ATGAAAAAAGTTATAATAATAACTATGATTACGATTTTTTGCTTGGCGATGTTTGCGGCAGGCGGATATTTTTTAGGACAAATTTTTGCTTATCGTTACGTTAGTAAGTGGGCGGATAAACTTATAGATTTGGATAACCGCGGATTACTTTCAAATTCGTTTGGTGCGGCATGGAAAGATATTTTAACGGACGACGAAATGCAAAAGCAGGTAAACAAAGTCGCCGGAGCGAATCAAAACAATTCAATAAAAGTTGAGATAATCAACGGGATTGCACTTGAAAATTATCCGTCGCTGAAAATTGTCGAGGAACTCAACAAGATTCCCGCATATTCAAACAAAATTGAAATAAGAGACAGAAACGGATTGGAAATAGCCAAAATTTTAACCGACCATAGCAGGGTTTCGTTTGATTCGTTTCCGAACAACTTAATTACGGCGGTAGTTGCGGCGGAAGATAAAACATTTTTTACCAACAACTATGGATTTGATTACAGCAGTTTCATAAGAGCGCTTTTGAAAGCGGGGGTGGATTTTGTAAAAACAAGAAAATTCCGTCCAGCCGGAACGTCCACGATTACGCAGCAAGTCGCGAAAATGTTCGTGTCACAATTAGACAACGGCGGGCAAAGGTTTGTTTCGCGCAGCGCCGACAGAAAATTACAGGAAGTCCGTATCGCCGGCGCGCTTAGAAAAAAGTATTCTCCAAAAGAGATTATGGAAGTTTATTTTAATCACTGCATAACCTCGTCGTACGGACTTGTGGGGATTCAAGATATTACGACGCAACTTTGGGGAAAATCGGTAAACGATTTGTCTGACGCTGAAGCTGTTTACATTTCACGGATGGTGAAATGGGGAATGAATTATCCGAACAAAATAATAAATCAATGCAGAATCGACATGCCCAGAATTAAAAAAGCGTTTGGCTGGGATGATGAAAAAGCGGCGCAAGTTCTTAAAGAAATTGATGTGTTGTCGTTTGCAAAAACGAAACAAATTGTATCCCAAAACGAACATTTGATAGATTTAGCTAATATTTATTGGTTAAAATTTTTACATCAAATAGGGTATTCAAAAGACTCGCTTTCGCATTTTGACATATTAAATTCAAATTCACTTATTCGTCAAAAAGGAAATTTGACTATTACGATGACGATAGATTTGCCGCTTCAAAGAGCGCTTGACAGTTTGGTTTCAACGCGCGGTTTCGGAAAAGACACAGTAAACGGCGTTGAAAAAAAACAATATTATGCTTATGGGATTATCGATAGCAAAACCGGAAAATTGCTTGCATATTCATCTCATGATGAAATAGGTTCACGGGCGGTTTCTTTGCTTTCTCGACCGATTCCTAACGGTTCGTCCACGGCAAAACCTATACTAAACGCGCTTATGTTTGATTTGGATATATTTATGCCGAACGAAATGTTTGACGATACTAAAGACGTTTCGGACGATGTCGCATGGGCGCGAGAAGTTAAAGATAATTTTGCATATTTCAAAAATTCGGCGGTCAAAAATGTGCCGTATAAAATAAAAAATTCCGGCGGGAAACTGGCGGGAGAAAATTTCGTATTTGATTTATTGACGTCGTCAAATAACGTATTGGCTCTTGAAACGCTTTATCGGCTGAATTCACGGGAAGTTTTTGATAAAAACGGGAATGTTACCGAAAACGGTTTTTTGTTAGGGCAGTTGTTTTATCGTTTGGGAATTTTGGATAGAATGAAAACCGAATTTGCCGGAAAAACTATTACGGGGGTACGCGTTTACAAAGAAATCGCCGGAGTTGTCGGAGCAAATACGGGCAATTTCTCAGATTTGACATATTCGGTCGCATTGGGAACTTTAGAACTTACACTATTGGAACAAATACACTTATATAACATCTTCCAAAATAACGAGATAATTCAAAATCCAAAAGAACATCCGTCGCTTTTTATTGATGAGATTATTATGTATGACGAGGTTTTGAAGCTCAAAAATTTTGACACTGTTACGAAAGTTCGTCCTTTTTCGGATTTGAGCAAAATTACTCCGTCCGCTTTAGGAATGCACAATCGACTTTGCGGACTTTATGACGGACTTTCTGATTTTGACATTTTGGAAACTGATGAAACGACGTTTTCAAATATTGCCAAAAGCGGTACAAGCGACGATATTTTACATCCGTTTGACGCGGGAAACGATTTCGAGAAAACAAATTATTGCCTTTGGAACGCTATTCTGCGGATAGATTTGAAGAAATTCGGATCTTCAAATGGAATTACCGACGTTACTATCGCTTGCGTAGGCGAAGGAAGTAAAAAATATACCGGCGCGGCAGATGGAAAATCAATGCACAAATATATCACTTCAGGGCTTTTGAAAAAAGCCGGGATTGCCGTTAAAGAAAACGGCTTTTATAAAAACTATGAGAATTATATTACGTCAGACCGGTTTGAAACACGTTCTTTGGAAGATTTGTTTAACGAAAACGATTAA
- a CDS encoding methyl-accepting chemotaxis protein produces the protein MFGKLSLSKKIALGYLFVISVMVLLSFAVSISLKNVADNSDIVAKEFNPGVEVLSEMYDGLSEFFYCGNYYYISQEDSFYLESVQLEKTMDDIFVKIYELLKTSKHLVLLQDGVDGLYKGINASKKYFHSLNESLNEKKRLNESLTNNGESMIERIKVLKSKFQTETKEWTAVSNAENCAVSMQFNHLIFKTNREAGKKAAEYKALLLENLKTLENYNIPSDSKINLVNIFKIVDSYTSEMDLLTVEHLKSETLFQDFLLSQSVLEELNDIYYADSETGGENAKFVSDSLHISILILLTGAILSIVLGTVLCIIITSSIVKPIKAAINGLSESSSYLTLAAGEISNTSQEMANGANEQAANLEEISSSLNEITSTTKQTADNVKNVDILVKDSVDKAKASQDVMNRLQNAVVEIQRSSNETAKILKDIDEIAFQTNLLALNAAVEAARAGEFGKGFAVVAEEVRNLAQRSAESAKRTAQLIEGSQASSSHGVNLAKETTEAIGKITEASNKIAMIVNDITISAQEQARGVSQVNSAIRSMDQITQSNTSGSQELAEGSQELNSQSLTMNGLVGDLVGVVGGETAKTERLKRHNTMVMERKTRHIKKISTDRNLPEKFSDSRTLISFDDDKFGNY, from the coding sequence GTGTTTGGTAAACTCAGTTTAAGCAAAAAGATCGCCCTTGGTTATCTTTTTGTAATATCGGTTATGGTTCTGTTGTCGTTCGCCGTTTCAATTTCTCTCAAAAATGTAGCCGATAATTCAGACATTGTGGCGAAAGAGTTTAACCCGGGCGTCGAAGTTTTGAGTGAGATGTACGATGGACTGTCAGAATTCTTTTATTGCGGAAATTACTACTATATATCGCAGGAAGACAGTTTTTATCTTGAATCGGTACAACTTGAGAAAACTATGGACGATATATTTGTAAAAATTTACGAATTGCTTAAAACGTCAAAACATTTAGTACTATTGCAAGACGGCGTTGACGGACTTTACAAAGGAATTAACGCTTCAAAAAAATACTTTCATTCTCTTAACGAAAGTTTGAATGAAAAGAAACGACTCAATGAGTCATTGACAAATAACGGAGAAAGTATGATTGAGCGGATTAAAGTTTTGAAATCAAAATTCCAAACGGAAACGAAAGAATGGACTGCTGTTTCAAATGCCGAAAATTGCGCCGTTTCAATGCAGTTTAACCATTTGATTTTCAAAACTAATCGGGAAGCAGGCAAAAAAGCTGCGGAATACAAGGCTCTGTTGCTTGAAAATTTGAAAACTCTCGAAAATTATAATATTCCTTCCGATTCAAAAATTAACTTGGTAAATATATTCAAAATTGTAGATAGTTATACTTCGGAAATGGATTTACTGACTGTCGAACATCTGAAATCGGAAACGCTTTTTCAGGATTTTTTATTAAGCCAATCAGTTTTGGAAGAACTTAACGACATATATTATGCAGACAGCGAAACCGGCGGAGAAAACGCAAAATTTGTTTCGGATTCGTTGCATATTTCAATTTTAATTTTACTGACAGGTGCGATACTATCAATTGTTTTAGGAACCGTTTTGTGCATTATTATTACCAGTTCGATCGTTAAACCTATAAAGGCGGCTATCAACGGACTTTCGGAAAGTTCAAGTTACCTTACGCTGGCGGCAGGGGAAATTTCAAATACATCGCAGGAAATGGCAAACGGAGCGAACGAGCAGGCAGCGAATTTAGAAGAAATTTCATCATCGCTTAACGAAATTACATCTACGACCAAGCAAACCGCCGACAACGTCAAAAATGTGGACATTTTGGTTAAGGATAGTGTCGATAAAGCAAAAGCGAGTCAAGACGTAATGAATCGCCTTCAAAACGCGGTAGTGGAAATTCAGCGCTCAAGCAACGAAACGGCTAAAATACTAAAAGATATTGACGAAATTGCTTTCCAGACAAATCTTTTGGCGCTGAATGCTGCGGTTGAAGCGGCTCGAGCCGGCGAATTCGGGAAAGGATTTGCGGTTGTCGCCGAAGAAGTTAGAAATCTTGCTCAACGAAGTGCGGAAAGTGCGAAAAGAACAGCGCAGCTTATTGAAGGTTCGCAGGCAAGCAGTTCACACGGAGTAAATTTGGCAAAAGAAACGACGGAGGCGATTGGTAAAATTACGGAAGCGTCAAACAAAATCGCCATGATAGTTAATGATATTACAATCTCCGCTCAAGAGCAGGCGCGTGGAGTTTCGCAAGTTAATTCCGCTATTAGAAGTATGGACCAGATAACGCAGTCAAACACTTCGGGTTCACAGGAATTGGCCGAAGGTTCGCAGGAATTAAATTCACAGTCGCTTACGATGAACGGCTTGGTGGGCGATTTGGTTGGTGTCGTCGGCGGTGAAACGGCGAAAACCGAAAGGTTGAAACGTCATAATACAATGGTAATGGAAAGAAAAACGCGGCATATAAAGAAAATATCAACCGATCGTAATTTACCGGAGAAATTTTCGGATTCACGAACATTGATTTCGTTTGACGACGATAAATTCGGCAATTACTGA
- a CDS encoding glucosyltransferase domain-containing protein, giving the protein MAFDFLGKMKKKERLLVEHHLFLSILDYAKQNFFLIIFSTLCVFVAFSAKIFLFTIGLDTEGFIANKNESIIHWLGISRTALVALKTLCNINLFNPFYSTFISMLFLVFSAVSWAFFLSYFDKKNDKKIPVFAFVSIAVTSPIWAENLQFALQSAEVFFGIFITPFVIILLFEGFTNRIKKTIIFAIILMAFIICIYQSFAILFIFGFAVAILFMCQRSDFDKKLPLKIFIALIVSLTIYWLVGKLIILALGIEKYLYLMNTWNLETVKSNLLNVFAFIYILTFAKIELIHSIISSLFITNSQTTITTGLSISDRIFELSTVFGSIILLPLSIIFLIYIFREKIKINNLVYFSAAILILLSVLLIGIFLGNKPPLRTLFTLPFVFGFLFYFIISRSEKIYACIFTVLAFVVALNSSQISSALFYSDSERFRQDVFLAQQIHFKIQKIANQNEINAIAFIGKREPQKTANYIRGEVIGFSQFEFGADGYFESSIRAIMFMKMLGMTYEFPDSSQMTRARIISEEMPVFPQENSVKDCVSFILVKLSESSFYE; this is encoded by the coding sequence ATGGCTTTTGATTTTTTGGGTAAAATGAAGAAAAAAGAACGGCTTTTAGTCGAACATCACCTATTTCTCAGTATTTTGGATTATGCTAAACAAAATTTTTTTTTAATTATATTCTCGACATTGTGTGTATTTGTTGCATTTTCGGCAAAGATATTCCTTTTTACAATAGGTCTTGATACGGAAGGATTTATTGCAAACAAGAACGAAAGTATTATCCATTGGTTAGGTATAAGCAGAACTGCTCTTGTGGCGCTCAAAACTCTTTGTAACATAAATTTATTTAATCCTTTCTATTCCACGTTTATATCTATGCTTTTTCTTGTATTTTCGGCAGTTTCATGGGCTTTTTTCTTATCATATTTTGATAAAAAAAACGACAAGAAAATACCTGTATTTGCATTTGTAAGTATCGCAGTAACGTCACCGATTTGGGCTGAGAATTTACAATTTGCACTTCAATCGGCGGAAGTATTTTTTGGCATTTTTATCACACCGTTTGTGATAATTCTATTGTTTGAAGGTTTCACGAACAGGATTAAAAAAACAATAATTTTTGCTATTATTTTGATGGCTTTTATTATATGTATTTATCAAAGTTTTGCGATTTTGTTTATTTTCGGATTTGCGGTTGCAATTTTATTCATGTGTCAAAGAAGTGATTTCGATAAAAAATTACCATTAAAAATATTTATCGCGCTTATTGTTTCTCTAACAATTTATTGGCTTGTCGGGAAATTAATTATTTTAGCCCTTGGAATTGAAAAATATTTATATTTAATGAATACTTGGAATCTTGAAACAGTAAAGAGTAATTTACTTAATGTTTTCGCTTTTATATATATCCTGACTTTCGCAAAAATAGAGTTGATCCATTCAATAATTTCATCTTTATTTATAACAAATTCACAGACTACGATAACAACGGGGTTATCAATAAGTGACAGAATTTTTGAATTATCTACGGTTTTCGGTTCAATAATTCTACTGCCGCTCTCAATTATATTTCTAATATATATTTTTCGAGAAAAAATTAAGATTAATAATTTAGTTTATTTTTCAGCGGCGATCCTTATTTTGTTGTCGGTTTTGTTGATAGGTATATTTCTTGGTAACAAACCGCCGCTTCGGACGTTGTTTACGCTCCCGTTTGTATTTGGCTTCCTTTTTTATTTTATAATTTCTAGAAGTGAAAAGATATATGCCTGTATTTTTACGGTTTTAGCGTTTGTGGTTGCCTTAAATTCATCACAAATTTCATCGGCTTTATTTTATAGCGATAGTGAAAGATTTCGACAGGATGTTTTCTTAGCGCAACAAATACATTTTAAAATCCAAAAAATCGCCAACCAAAACGAAATCAATGCAATCGCCTTTATAGGAAAGCGTGAGCCGCAGAAAACTGCAAATTACATTCGTGGTGAAGTGATAGGTTTTTCGCAGTTTGAGTTTGGCGCAGACGGTTATTTTGAAAGTTCCATACGTGCGATAATGTTTATGAAAATGCTTGGAATGACTTATGAATTTCCCGACAGCAGTCAAATGACGCGTGCGAGAATTATTTCGGAAGAAATGCCGGTTTTCCCCCAAGAAAATTCCGTAAAAGATTGCGTGAGTTTTATCCTTGTAAAACTATCCGAAAGTAGTTTTTACGAATGA